The Gallus gallus isolate bGalGal1 chromosome 3, bGalGal1.mat.broiler.GRCg7b, whole genome shotgun sequence genome window below encodes:
- the LOC421965 gene encoding b(0,+)-type amino acid transporter 1 isoform X4 — MAVGVRNDSQHTLPKGKAFLTISFVRSGGSGGQIVLKNQDLPCPGSAEEGSNPVFWYSSQQKADRDHQGRSTMRRRQTTDSPHESTDLSEGKEKLRLKQEVGLISGVSLIAGTMIGSGIFMSPEWVLHHMGSPASSLLMWAACGLLAMFGALSYAELGTVIKESGGEYIYILRIFGSFPAFLFAYTSVILVRPAALAAVCLSFAEYAVAPFYPGCSSPQVVIKCTAAACILVLTIINCLNVRLAMSVMNVFTAAKLLALLVIVVGGLVLLAKGQTQSFQNAFQGTNAGIGTIGVAFYQGLWSYDGWNNLNYVTEELKNPEVTLPRAVMIAIPLVTCLYLLVNISYFAAMAPSELLTSGAVAVTWGNKVLANWAWLISLSVALSTFGSSNGTFFSGGRVCYIAAREGHMPDILSMAHVRCLTPSPALLFTSAMSLIMIIPGNFTSIVTYFSFITWIFYGMTISGLLYLKIKKPDLPRSYKVPIVIPIIVLIAAVYLVLAPIIDQPQIEILYVVLFICSGIVLYFPLVRFKWHPHFLQTVTLHLQQFLEVAPTSRDVN, encoded by the exons ATGGCAGTTGGTGTCAGGAATGACTCCCAGCATACCTtaccaaaaggaaaagcttttctaaCGATCTCCTTTGTCCG ctcaggTGGTTCAGGAGGACAGATTGTTTTAAAGAATCAAGATCTGCCGTGTCCAGGAAGTGCTGAGGAAGGTTCCAACCCTGTTTTCTGGTATTCATCACAGCAGAAGGCTGACAGAGACCACCAGGGACG GTCCACAATGAGGAGAAGGCAAACGACAGATTCGCCTCATGAATCCACAGACCTGagtgaaggaaaggagaaattaaGACTGAAACAAGAGGTCGGCCTGATTAGCGGAGTGTCATTAATTGCAGGCACCATGATAGGCTCGGGGATCTTTATGTCCCCTGAGTGGGTGCTGCATCACATGGGGAGCCCCGCCAGCAGCCTGCTCATGTGGGCAGCGTGTGGTCTGCTGGCCATGTTTGGAGCCCTGTCTTACGCTGAGCTTGGAACCGTGATCAAAGAGTCTGGAGGCGAATATATTTACATCCTGAGGATTTTTGGttcctttcctgcttttctttttgcctacACTTCTGTCATCCTGGTGAGACCAGCTGCATTGGCAGCTGTCTGTCTGAGCTTTGCTGAATACGCCGTCGCGCCGTTCTACCCAGGATGCTCCTCCCCACAGGTTGTCATCAAATgtacagctgctgcctgcatcctGGTCCTAACTATCATCAACTGCCTCAATGTGAGGCTGGCGATGTCTGTTATGAATGTTTTTACAGCTGCCAAACTCTTGGCTTTGCTGGTGATCGTGGTGGGCGGATTGGTGCTGCTTGCCAAGGGGCAGACTCAGAGCTTTCAGAACGCTTTTCAAGGCACAAATGCAGGTATCGGGACGATCGGAGTGGCATTTTATCAGGGGCTGTGGTCCTACGATGGCTGGAACAACCTGAACTACGTAACCGAGGAACTGAAGAACCCTGAG GTGACCCTTCCCAGAGCTGTGATGATTGCTATTCCTTTGGTTACATGCCTGTATTTGCTGGTAAACATCAGCTACTTTGCGGCCATGGCTCCATCTGAGCTGCTGACTTCAGGAGCTGTGGCCGTCACTTGGGG GAACAaagtcctggctaactgggcATGGCTCATCTCCCTGTCAGTGGCACTGTCTACGTTTGGTTCATCCAACGGCACGTTCTTTAGCGGAGGCCGCGTGTGCTACATCGCTGCAAGGGAAGGTCATATG CCTGACATCTTGTCCATGGCCCACGTGCGATGCCTCACGCCATCCCCTGCGCTGCTGTTCACATCTGCCATGTCTTTAATAATGATAATCCCAGGAAACTTCACCAGCATTGTGACCTATTTCAG ttttatAACATGGATTTTCTATGGCATGACTATTTCTGgtcttctgtatttaaaaatcaagaaacCAGACCTGCCAAGATCATACAAG GTGCCGATTGTCATCCCCATAATTGTGCTGATCGCGGCCGTGTACCTGGTGTTAGCTCCAATCATCGATCAGCCCCAGATTGAGATTCTCTACGTAGTCCTGTTCATTTGCAGCGGTATTGTCCTTTACTTCCCCCTGGTTCGCTTCAAGTGGCACCCCCACTTCTTACAGACGGTCACTTTGCATCTCCAGCAGTTCCTGGAAGTTGCTCCGACCTCCAGAGATGTGAACTGA
- the LOC421965 gene encoding b(0,+)-type amino acid transporter 1 isoform X3: MRSLFFFPPLKKLELDVNIFSALFALSSGGSGGQIVLKNQDLPCPGSAEEGSNPVFWYSSQQKADRDHQGRSTMRRRQTTDSPHESTDLSEGKEKLRLKQEVGLISGVSLIAGTMIGSGIFMSPEWVLHHMGSPASSLLMWAACGLLAMFGALSYAELGTVIKESGGEYIYILRIFGSFPAFLFAYTSVILVRPAALAAVCLSFAEYAVAPFYPGCSSPQVVIKCTAAACILVLTIINCLNVRLAMSVMNVFTAAKLLALLVIVVGGLVLLAKGQTQSFQNAFQGTNAGIGTIGVAFYQGLWSYDGWNNLNYVTEELKNPEVTLPRAVMIAIPLVTCLYLLVNISYFAAMAPSELLTSGAVAVTWGNKVLANWAWLISLSVALSTFGSSNGTFFSGGRVCYIAAREGHMPDILSMAHVRCLTPSPALLFTSAMSLIMIIPGNFTSIVTYFSFITWIFYGMTISGLLYLKIKKPDLPRSYKVPIVIPIIVLIAAVYLVLAPIIDQPQIEILYVVLFICSGIVLYFPLVRFKWHPHFLQTVTLHLQQFLEVAPTSRDVN, encoded by the exons AtgagatctctttttttttttccacctttgaAGAAACTAGAACTTGATGttaacattttttctgctttatttgctttgag ctcaggTGGTTCAGGAGGACAGATTGTTTTAAAGAATCAAGATCTGCCGTGTCCAGGAAGTGCTGAGGAAGGTTCCAACCCTGTTTTCTGGTATTCATCACAGCAGAAGGCTGACAGAGACCACCAGGGACG GTCCACAATGAGGAGAAGGCAAACGACAGATTCGCCTCATGAATCCACAGACCTGagtgaaggaaaggagaaattaaGACTGAAACAAGAGGTCGGCCTGATTAGCGGAGTGTCATTAATTGCAGGCACCATGATAGGCTCGGGGATCTTTATGTCCCCTGAGTGGGTGCTGCATCACATGGGGAGCCCCGCCAGCAGCCTGCTCATGTGGGCAGCGTGTGGTCTGCTGGCCATGTTTGGAGCCCTGTCTTACGCTGAGCTTGGAACCGTGATCAAAGAGTCTGGAGGCGAATATATTTACATCCTGAGGATTTTTGGttcctttcctgcttttctttttgcctacACTTCTGTCATCCTGGTGAGACCAGCTGCATTGGCAGCTGTCTGTCTGAGCTTTGCTGAATACGCCGTCGCGCCGTTCTACCCAGGATGCTCCTCCCCACAGGTTGTCATCAAATgtacagctgctgcctgcatcctGGTCCTAACTATCATCAACTGCCTCAATGTGAGGCTGGCGATGTCTGTTATGAATGTTTTTACAGCTGCCAAACTCTTGGCTTTGCTGGTGATCGTGGTGGGCGGATTGGTGCTGCTTGCCAAGGGGCAGACTCAGAGCTTTCAGAACGCTTTTCAAGGCACAAATGCAGGTATCGGGACGATCGGAGTGGCATTTTATCAGGGGCTGTGGTCCTACGATGGCTGGAACAACCTGAACTACGTAACCGAGGAACTGAAGAACCCTGAG GTGACCCTTCCCAGAGCTGTGATGATTGCTATTCCTTTGGTTACATGCCTGTATTTGCTGGTAAACATCAGCTACTTTGCGGCCATGGCTCCATCTGAGCTGCTGACTTCAGGAGCTGTGGCCGTCACTTGGGG GAACAaagtcctggctaactgggcATGGCTCATCTCCCTGTCAGTGGCACTGTCTACGTTTGGTTCATCCAACGGCACGTTCTTTAGCGGAGGCCGCGTGTGCTACATCGCTGCAAGGGAAGGTCATATG CCTGACATCTTGTCCATGGCCCACGTGCGATGCCTCACGCCATCCCCTGCGCTGCTGTTCACATCTGCCATGTCTTTAATAATGATAATCCCAGGAAACTTCACCAGCATTGTGACCTATTTCAG ttttatAACATGGATTTTCTATGGCATGACTATTTCTGgtcttctgtatttaaaaatcaagaaacCAGACCTGCCAAGATCATACAAG GTGCCGATTGTCATCCCCATAATTGTGCTGATCGCGGCCGTGTACCTGGTGTTAGCTCCAATCATCGATCAGCCCCAGATTGAGATTCTCTACGTAGTCCTGTTCATTTGCAGCGGTATTGTCCTTTACTTCCCCCTGGTTCGCTTCAAGTGGCACCCCCACTTCTTACAGACGGTCACTTTGCATCTCCAGCAGTTCCTGGAAGTTGCTCCGACCTCCAGAGATGTGAACTGA
- the LOC421965 gene encoding b(0,+)-type amino acid transporter 1 isoform X1, which produces MQNKSQYFSSAAAEPECAEVLPSDSSSLELTIRPLGGSGGQIVLKNQDLPCPGSAEEGSNPVFWYSSQQKADRDHQGRSTMRRRQTTDSPHESTDLSEGKEKLRLKQEVGLISGVSLIAGTMIGSGIFMSPEWVLHHMGSPASSLLMWAACGLLAMFGALSYAELGTVIKESGGEYIYILRIFGSFPAFLFAYTSVILVRPAALAAVCLSFAEYAVAPFYPGCSSPQVVIKCTAAACILVLTIINCLNVRLAMSVMNVFTAAKLLALLVIVVGGLVLLAKGQTQSFQNAFQGTNAGIGTIGVAFYQGLWSYDGWNNLNYVTEELKNPEVTLPRAVMIAIPLVTCLYLLVNISYFAAMAPSELLTSGAVAVTWGNKVLANWAWLISLSVALSTFGSSNGTFFSGGRVCYIAAREGHMPDILSMAHVRCLTPSPALLFTSAMSLIMIIPGNFTSIVTYFSFITWIFYGMTISGLLYLKIKKPDLPRSYKVPIVIPIIVLIAAVYLVLAPIIDQPQIEILYVVLFICSGIVLYFPLVRFKWHPHFLQTVTLHLQQFLEVAPTSRDVN; this is translated from the exons gTGGTTCAGGAGGACAGATTGTTTTAAAGAATCAAGATCTGCCGTGTCCAGGAAGTGCTGAGGAAGGTTCCAACCCTGTTTTCTGGTATTCATCACAGCAGAAGGCTGACAGAGACCACCAGGGACG GTCCACAATGAGGAGAAGGCAAACGACAGATTCGCCTCATGAATCCACAGACCTGagtgaaggaaaggagaaattaaGACTGAAACAAGAGGTCGGCCTGATTAGCGGAGTGTCATTAATTGCAGGCACCATGATAGGCTCGGGGATCTTTATGTCCCCTGAGTGGGTGCTGCATCACATGGGGAGCCCCGCCAGCAGCCTGCTCATGTGGGCAGCGTGTGGTCTGCTGGCCATGTTTGGAGCCCTGTCTTACGCTGAGCTTGGAACCGTGATCAAAGAGTCTGGAGGCGAATATATTTACATCCTGAGGATTTTTGGttcctttcctgcttttctttttgcctacACTTCTGTCATCCTGGTGAGACCAGCTGCATTGGCAGCTGTCTGTCTGAGCTTTGCTGAATACGCCGTCGCGCCGTTCTACCCAGGATGCTCCTCCCCACAGGTTGTCATCAAATgtacagctgctgcctgcatcctGGTCCTAACTATCATCAACTGCCTCAATGTGAGGCTGGCGATGTCTGTTATGAATGTTTTTACAGCTGCCAAACTCTTGGCTTTGCTGGTGATCGTGGTGGGCGGATTGGTGCTGCTTGCCAAGGGGCAGACTCAGAGCTTTCAGAACGCTTTTCAAGGCACAAATGCAGGTATCGGGACGATCGGAGTGGCATTTTATCAGGGGCTGTGGTCCTACGATGGCTGGAACAACCTGAACTACGTAACCGAGGAACTGAAGAACCCTGAG GTGACCCTTCCCAGAGCTGTGATGATTGCTATTCCTTTGGTTACATGCCTGTATTTGCTGGTAAACATCAGCTACTTTGCGGCCATGGCTCCATCTGAGCTGCTGACTTCAGGAGCTGTGGCCGTCACTTGGGG GAACAaagtcctggctaactgggcATGGCTCATCTCCCTGTCAGTGGCACTGTCTACGTTTGGTTCATCCAACGGCACGTTCTTTAGCGGAGGCCGCGTGTGCTACATCGCTGCAAGGGAAGGTCATATG CCTGACATCTTGTCCATGGCCCACGTGCGATGCCTCACGCCATCCCCTGCGCTGCTGTTCACATCTGCCATGTCTTTAATAATGATAATCCCAGGAAACTTCACCAGCATTGTGACCTATTTCAG ttttatAACATGGATTTTCTATGGCATGACTATTTCTGgtcttctgtatttaaaaatcaagaaacCAGACCTGCCAAGATCATACAAG GTGCCGATTGTCATCCCCATAATTGTGCTGATCGCGGCCGTGTACCTGGTGTTAGCTCCAATCATCGATCAGCCCCAGATTGAGATTCTCTACGTAGTCCTGTTCATTTGCAGCGGTATTGTCCTTTACTTCCCCCTGGTTCGCTTCAAGTGGCACCCCCACTTCTTACAGACGGTCACTTTGCATCTCCAGCAGTTCCTGGAAGTTGCTCCGACCTCCAGAGATGTGAACTGA
- the LOC421965 gene encoding b(0,+)-type amino acid transporter 1 isoform X2, translating to MRRRQTTDSPHESTDLSEGKEKLRLKQEVGLISGVSLIAGTMIGSGIFMSPEWVLHHMGSPASSLLMWAACGLLAMFGALSYAELGTVIKESGGEYIYILRIFGSFPAFLFAYTSVILVRPAALAAVCLSFAEYAVAPFYPGCSSPQVVIKCTAAACILVLTIINCLNVRLAMSVMNVFTAAKLLALLVIVVGGLVLLAKGQTQSFQNAFQGTNAGIGTIGVAFYQGLWSYDGWNNLNYVTEELKNPEVTLPRAVMIAIPLVTCLYLLVNISYFAAMAPSELLTSGAVAVTWGNKVLANWAWLISLSVALSTFGSSNGTFFSGGRVCYIAAREGHMPDILSMAHVRCLTPSPALLFTSAMSLIMIIPGNFTSIVTYFSFITWIFYGMTISGLLYLKIKKPDLPRSYKVPIVIPIIVLIAAVYLVLAPIIDQPQIEILYVVLFICSGIVLYFPLVRFKWHPHFLQTVTLHLQQFLEVAPTSRDVN from the exons ATGAGGAGAAGGCAAACGACAGATTCGCCTCATGAATCCACAGACCTGagtgaaggaaaggagaaattaaGACTGAAACAAGAGGTCGGCCTGATTAGCGGAGTGTCATTAATTGCAGGCACCATGATAGGCTCGGGGATCTTTATGTCCCCTGAGTGGGTGCTGCATCACATGGGGAGCCCCGCCAGCAGCCTGCTCATGTGGGCAGCGTGTGGTCTGCTGGCCATGTTTGGAGCCCTGTCTTACGCTGAGCTTGGAACCGTGATCAAAGAGTCTGGAGGCGAATATATTTACATCCTGAGGATTTTTGGttcctttcctgcttttctttttgcctacACTTCTGTCATCCTGGTGAGACCAGCTGCATTGGCAGCTGTCTGTCTGAGCTTTGCTGAATACGCCGTCGCGCCGTTCTACCCAGGATGCTCCTCCCCACAGGTTGTCATCAAATgtacagctgctgcctgcatcctGGTCCTAACTATCATCAACTGCCTCAATGTGAGGCTGGCGATGTCTGTTATGAATGTTTTTACAGCTGCCAAACTCTTGGCTTTGCTGGTGATCGTGGTGGGCGGATTGGTGCTGCTTGCCAAGGGGCAGACTCAGAGCTTTCAGAACGCTTTTCAAGGCACAAATGCAGGTATCGGGACGATCGGAGTGGCATTTTATCAGGGGCTGTGGTCCTACGATGGCTGGAACAACCTGAACTACGTAACCGAGGAACTGAAGAACCCTGAG GTGACCCTTCCCAGAGCTGTGATGATTGCTATTCCTTTGGTTACATGCCTGTATTTGCTGGTAAACATCAGCTACTTTGCGGCCATGGCTCCATCTGAGCTGCTGACTTCAGGAGCTGTGGCCGTCACTTGGGG GAACAaagtcctggctaactgggcATGGCTCATCTCCCTGTCAGTGGCACTGTCTACGTTTGGTTCATCCAACGGCACGTTCTTTAGCGGAGGCCGCGTGTGCTACATCGCTGCAAGGGAAGGTCATATG CCTGACATCTTGTCCATGGCCCACGTGCGATGCCTCACGCCATCCCCTGCGCTGCTGTTCACATCTGCCATGTCTTTAATAATGATAATCCCAGGAAACTTCACCAGCATTGTGACCTATTTCAG ttttatAACATGGATTTTCTATGGCATGACTATTTCTGgtcttctgtatttaaaaatcaagaaacCAGACCTGCCAAGATCATACAAG GTGCCGATTGTCATCCCCATAATTGTGCTGATCGCGGCCGTGTACCTGGTGTTAGCTCCAATCATCGATCAGCCCCAGATTGAGATTCTCTACGTAGTCCTGTTCATTTGCAGCGGTATTGTCCTTTACTTCCCCCTGGTTCGCTTCAAGTGGCACCCCCACTTCTTACAGACGGTCACTTTGCATCTCCAGCAGTTCCTGGAAGTTGCTCCGACCTCCAGAGATGTGAACTGA
- the LOC101748329 gene encoding LOW QUALITY PROTEIN: rho-related GTP-binding protein RhoB-like (The sequence of the model RefSeq protein was modified relative to this genomic sequence to represent the inferred CDS: inserted 2 bases in 1 codon) encodes MDLCRIAVTIGIAAVRRKLTVVGDDCSAKTCLLFALRRNQRPTLYEPTLFDTCVTDIEEDGKGMKLFVFDMSGKAEVSYRNLCSVFYENTNIIXCFSVDRPDSQQNLLDLWVPEIKLFCPTVPIILVATKSELRDDEGIRKKLATQGYEPINTIEGRALAARIGAYAYLECSAKTKEGVDTALDIISQCAFNEKKRRMRHCRSCQIL; translated from the exons ATGGACTTATGCAGGATAGCTGTCACCATTG gaaTAGCTGCTGTTAGGAGAAAGCTGACTGTAGTTGGAGATGACTGCTCTGCTAAGACGTGCCTCCTCTTCGCTCTGCGTCGCAATCAACGTCCCACATTGTACGAGCCAACCCTGTTTGACACGTGTGTCACTGACATAGAGGAAGATGGGAAGGGGATGAAACTATTTGTGTTTGACATGTCAGGGAAAGCTGAAGTCAGTTACCGAAATCTCTGCTCAGTATTCTACGAGAACACcaacattat ttgtttctcagtggACAGGCCTGACTCACAGCAAAACCTCCTTGACCTTTGGGTTCCAGAAATCAAACTGTTCTGCCCCACAGTTCCTATTATTTTGGTGGCTACCAAGAGTGAACTGAGGGATGATGAaggtatcaggaagaaattagcTACTCAAGGCTATGAGCCAATTAACACGATAGAAGGAAGAGCTTTAGCAGCCAGGATTGGGGCATATGCTTACCTGGAGTGTTCTGCCAAGACAAAAGAAGGTGTTGATACCGCCCTGGATATAATTAGCCAATGTGcatttaatgagaaaaagaggagaatgaGGCACTGTAGGTCCTGCCAAATTTTGTAA
- the RHOB gene encoding rho-related GTP-binding protein RhoB yields MAAIRKKLVVVGDGACGKTCLLIVFSKDEFPEVYVPTVFENYVADIEVDGKQVELALWDTAGQEDYDRLRPLSYPDTDVILMCFSVDSPDSLENIPEKWVPEVKHFCPNVPIILVANKKDLRNDEHVRNELARMKQEPVRTEDGRAMAIRIQAYDYLECSAKTKEGVREVFETATRAALQKRYGTQNGCINCCKVL; encoded by the coding sequence ATGGCCGCCATCCGCAAGaagctggtggtggtgggagaCGGCGCCTGTGGCAAGACCTGCCTCCTCATCGTCTTCAGCAAGGACGAGTTCCCCGAGGTTTACGTGCCCACCGTCTTTGAGAACTACGTGGCCGACATCGAGGTGGACGGCAAGCAGGTGGAGCTGGCGCTGTGGGACACGGCCGGCCAGGAGGACTACGACCGCCTGCGCCCTCTCTCCTACCCAGACACGGATGTGATCCTCATGTGCTTCTCAGTGGACAGCCCGGACTCGCTGGAGAACATCCCGGAGAAGTGGGTGCCCGAAGTCAAGCACTTCTGCCCCAACGTCCCCATCATCCTGGTGGCCAACAAGAAAGACCTGCGCAACGACGAGCACGTGCGTAACGAGCTGGCCCGCATGAAGCAGGAGCCGGTGCGCACTGAGGATGGCCGCGCCATGGCCATCCGCATCCAGGCCTACGACTACCTGGAGTGCTCGGCCAAGACCAAGGAGGGTGTGCGGGAGGTCTTTGAGACGGCCACCCGGGCGGCCTTGCAGAAGCGCTACGGCACTCAGAACGGCTGCATCAATTGCTGCAAGGTCCTATAG